Genomic segment of Paraburkholderia agricolaris:
ACGAGAATCCCCGCGAGCCCGCAGAAAATGCCGACCGCGAAATCCACGCCGATAAAACGCGTCGCAATCAGGCCGACACCCTGAATCTGCGCAACCAGGTAAACGAACGAGCACAGGATCGCCGCTAACGCAGCGAGTCCGCGCACCGCGTTGCTCGAAAAGCGCGTGCCGAGAAAGTCGGGAATCGTGTAGCGTGCGAGCTTGCGCACGTACGGTGCGAGCAGAAATGCAACGAGGCAATAGCCGCCGGTCCAACCCATCAGGTACGCGAGACCGTCGTAGCCGGTCGCATAGATGGACCCGGCAAGGCCAATGAACGACGCCGCGGATAACCAGTCAGCCGCAGTCGCCATGCCGTTGAAGAAGGACGGCACGCGCCGCCCGGCCACGTAGTATTCAACAAGGTCGGACGTGCGCGACAGCAAGCCGATCACCGCATACACCGCGATCGGCACGAACAGGAACACATAGCCGATCCATACGCCAGGCCCGGTGGTCCGCTCGATACGCCACATCACGTAGATGAAAAGCAGGAAGCCGAGCGTATAAAGCGCGTAGGAGCGGATCAGACGGTTCGTGAGCTTCATCGGCTCAGCTTCCGCGCGCGGTGGGCGCACGGGAATCGGCACCGGTGCTGCTTAGGCTGCTGACACTCGCATCCGCATCGAAAGCGCGTTGCAGACGGCGATCGGCGCGCTGCATGAGCACGATATAAACCACGATCAACGCGACGTAGAGCAGAATCGCCCCTTGCGCACCGAAGTAGAACGGCAACCTGAAGCCGATAAAGCGCACCTGATCCAACGCCGGCGCCACCAGCGGCAAAACGAACGACACCACGAAGCCCACCGTCATCAACGCCGCGATCAACGCAAGATTGAAGCGCCAGTACTTCTGATGCGCGCGCGCCATCGCAGCCGAGACCGCAGGCGGTTCGGGCACGGGATTGATCGTAGCGTGAGAGGTGTGGTGCGGCGCGGCCATGCGCCTATGTATCAAAAAGCCACCGGGCAGGCAATCGGGATTGTCCGCGCAGTGGCTTTAACGGCCTGACGTGAGTGGTCGATACCCGGGTTCAGACAAGGGCGCATCGTTCGACACACCCTTGCTGCAAACCCAGGCAAACCCAAGCTCAGAGCGACTCGCCGAGCTGATCGAGAATCGCCGGGTTCTCCAGCGTCGAGACGTCCTGGGTGATTTCCTCGCCCTTCGCAAGCGAGCGCAACAGGCGGCGCATGATCTTGCCCGAACGCGTCTTCGGCAGGTTCTCGCCGAAGCGGATGTCCTTCGGCTTGGCGATCGGACCGATTTCCCTGGCAACCCAGGCACGCAGTTCGTTGGCGAGCTTCACCGCTTCCTCGCCTTCAGGACGCGCGCGCTTGAGCACCACGAAGGCACACACGGCTTCGCCGGTAGTCGCATCGGGACGGCCCACCACGGCCGCTTCCGCCACCATCGGGTTCGACACCAGCGCCGATTCGATCTCCATCGTGCCGAGACGGTGGCCGGACACGTTGAGCACATCGTCGATGCGGCCCATGATCGTGAAGTAGCCGGTGTCCTTGTCGCGCACCGCGCCATCGCCGGCGAGATACAGCGTGCCGCCGAGTTCCTCGGGGAAGTAGCTCTTTCTGTAACGATCCGGATCGCCCCACACGTTGCGCAGCATTGCGGGCCACGGACGCTTCACCACCAGAATGCCACCCTGCCCGTTCGGTACGTCCTGGCCGGTTTCATCGACCACCGCCGCCATGATGCCCGGCAGCGGCAGCGTGCACGAACCCGGCACCAAAGGCGTCGCGCCCGGCAGCGGCGTAATCATGTGGCCGCCGGTTTCGGTTTGCCACCACGTATCGACGATCGGGCAACGGCCGCCGCCGACGTTCTCGTGATACCACACCCATGCTTCCGGATTGATCGGCTCGCCGACCGTGCCGATAATGCGCAGCGTCGACAGATCGTAGCTCTTCGGATGCACTTTCGCGTCTGCTTCGGCGGCCTTGATCAGGGAGCGGATCGCTGTGGGCGCGGTATAGAACAGCGTGACCTTGTGCTTCGCGATCATGTCCCAGAAGCGGCCGGCGTTCGGATAGGTCGGCACGCCTTCGAACACGACCTGAGTGCCGCCGAGCGTCAACGGTCCATACGTGATGTAGCTGTGGCCAGTAATCCAGCCGATGTCGGCGGTACACCAGAACACGTCCGTGGGCTTCCAGTCGAACGTCCACTTCATGGTCTGCGCGGCCCACAGCAGATAGCCGCCGGTGCTGTGCTGCACGCCCTTCGGCTTGCCGGTCGAGCCCGACGTATACAGAATGAAAAGCGGATGCTCGGCGCCGACCCATTCAGGCGCGCATTGATCCGATTCGGCCTGCGTGAGTTCGTGCATCCACAGATCGCGGCTGTCGTCCCACGCGATCTTGCCGCCGGTGCGCTTGTAGACGATCACGCTCTTCACCGCATCGCAACCGCCCATGGCGATGGCTTCGTCGGCGATGTTTTTCAGCGGCAAGGCTTTGCCGCCGCGCATCTGTTCGTCGGACGTGACGAGCGCGACGGCGCCCACATCCACCAGCCGCTCATTGAGCGACTTCGACGAGAAGCCGCCGAACACCACCGAATGCGTCGCGCCGATCCGTGCGCAGGCCTGCATCGCGACAATGCCTTCGATCGACATCGGCATATAGATCACGACGCGATCGCCCTTCTTCACGCCGCGCTTCTTCAACGCGTTCGCAAAACGCGACACGCGTTGCAGCAGATCGTTATAGGTGACGTTGGTGACAGTGCCGTCGTCGGCTTCGAAGACGATCGCAACGCGCTCGCCATTGCCGGCTTCGACGTGACGGTCGATGCTGTTATACGACGCGTTCAACTGGCCGTCTTCGAACCAGGTATAGAAAGGCGCCTTCGATTCGTCGAGCACCTTGCTGAAGGGCTTATTCCAGCTTAGCGTCTCGCGAGCGAGGCGCCCCCAGAAACCCTCGTAATCGCGTTCCGCTTCGGCGGCCAGCGCCCGGTACGCATCCATGCCGGAGATCGTCGCACCAGCCACTGCTTCAGCGGAGGGCGGGAAAACACGGCGTTCCTGAAGAACCGATTCAATCGCAGACATCGACAACCCCTTGGTGAAGATGAAACGTAAAACCTGTGCCGGCGCGCCCGTGGCGCGCCATAGTCGCTCAACGATATGCCCGCGGTCTCGCGCATTTGTCTCGCGTGCCCGGTACGGACCGACGATGAGATGGCAAATGCCGCACCGCATCATGCGCGACTGGATGCTGATCTCCGTCCAGGATAAATGCGTCAACTTACCCGTCACTTACGGCGAGCGTTGATCACACCTGGCGTTTGCACTAGTCATGTGCGTTAGCGCCGATGCCGCCATGTTAGCTGAAGCGCCTGGGCACTGTCATCGAAGTCGCCACGCGAATAGCCATGAACCGGCAATGCGCGAATGCGATACCAGGGTAATACCGGAGGCGGGTCGAATCCAGGCAAGCCTCGGACGAACGTTCACGTCTGGCCAATCAGATGGCGTTGCTCGCGCCTCTGGTCGATGCCGCACATGCGCCACCTACGACCCCTCACTCGCATTTACCGCTCCCGCTGTCCTCAGGTCCGGCTCCGGAAACAATATTTTCGATCCTATACATAAGTAGCTCGATTCACATTTCGAACTCCCTACTATTTCATCAGCGGAGTCGCTCCCCAATACGTCGGCAACGCGGCTCCGGCTCACCGGTCAAGCCGACTCTTTTAATTCAGGAAATCATCGACATGCAAGCAGCAATGCAAATCAATGCCTCGTTCAATCCGCACGTTGCCAACGCGGCCGCTACGACGCGCAACGCGCACTGGCAGCAGCCGGCCGCCACGCCGTTCAACAACGGACGCAATGCCTTGGGCCAGATGTCGAATATGGCAAGCGGCTTCTCGAAGGCGTCGTTCTCGGTATACGGTCAAAGCACTGGCAACGGCCAGACGAGCAGCTTCTACGCGCAAGCGCATTTCAGCAATCCCGGCCGCTCCGCCAACCAGCAGCCGGCGAGCCGCGGCGGCTACAACAACCAACCGGTCAACCGTTATGACACCGGCTCGCGCGGCAACACCAGCGCGCCGCCGCGCAACAACTGCCCGGACCGCACGCCGCCGCGCAACGATTGCGGCTGCCCGTCG
This window contains:
- the acs gene encoding acetate--CoA ligase, with protein sequence MSAIESVLQERRVFPPSAEAVAGATISGMDAYRALAAEAERDYEGFWGRLARETLSWNKPFSKVLDESKAPFYTWFEDGQLNASYNSIDRHVEAGNGERVAIVFEADDGTVTNVTYNDLLQRVSRFANALKKRGVKKGDRVVIYMPMSIEGIVAMQACARIGATHSVVFGGFSSKSLNERLVDVGAVALVTSDEQMRGGKALPLKNIADEAIAMGGCDAVKSVIVYKRTGGKIAWDDSRDLWMHELTQAESDQCAPEWVGAEHPLFILYTSGSTGKPKGVQHSTGGYLLWAAQTMKWTFDWKPTDVFWCTADIGWITGHSYITYGPLTLGGTQVVFEGVPTYPNAGRFWDMIAKHKVTLFYTAPTAIRSLIKAAEADAKVHPKSYDLSTLRIIGTVGEPINPEAWVWYHENVGGGRCPIVDTWWQTETGGHMITPLPGATPLVPGSCTLPLPGIMAAVVDETGQDVPNGQGGILVVKRPWPAMLRNVWGDPDRYRKSYFPEELGGTLYLAGDGAVRDKDTGYFTIMGRIDDVLNVSGHRLGTMEIESALVSNPMVAEAAVVGRPDATTGEAVCAFVVLKRARPEGEEAVKLANELRAWVAREIGPIAKPKDIRFGENLPKTRSGKIMRRLLRSLAKGEEITQDVSTLENPAILDQLGESL
- a CDS encoding DUF4212 domain-containing protein, whose translation is MAAPHHTSHATINPVPEPPAVSAAMARAHQKYWRFNLALIAALMTVGFVVSFVLPLVAPALDQVRFIGFRLPFYFGAQGAILLYVALIVVYIVLMQRADRRLQRAFDADASVSSLSSTGADSRAPTARGS